The Halictus rubicundus isolate RS-2024b chromosome 6, iyHalRubi1_principal, whole genome shotgun sequence genome contains the following window.
ACAGTGTGTGAACACATAAATTCGACATACTTAAAATCCATATTTTCAGATGTTACAGAGTTCAGTAATTTGATggcttttttataatttccCCTTAAGTATTCGAGATTTGCTTTCAAGAATAGCGTTGATACATTCTAAAAACGAAATGGATTTTTTAGAAGTATGgaaaaatgtatacatataatagATTAAAAAAATAGTGTTCTATTATCTTACTACAGGTGTACCCAGGGAAACTATAGCCTTCCATTCTCTTTTACATAATTTCAGCTGATGCATCATAAGATATATTCTAGCTTTACATTTTAATAACTTTAACTTGAATGCGTCTGTAGCTGTATcagtttcttttttctgttcCTTCTGATCCGTCACAGATTTCATAATGCCCTCCTTGTCCACAGACGCGAGTTTAGAATTGTCTGTGGATATCAGTTGACTTTCTATGTAAGTTATCAAAGAAAGTGCAGCGTCTAGCTGATCAGTTACTATATGTAATTCTATTAGTAGCAGACAAACTTTATGAGCCAGTGATTCTTCTGGAAGAAAAATGTAATGCATGTACATATTAAATTCAATGCAACGATCTTTTCCCAAAAAAGTAATTTCACTTAATTCtaagtataattattttatatgtaCCCATGGGTTCTATAAAAGTAAATAATCTATTCATAATTTGTAGTGCAGCGCTGTATTGCTTTGTATGATATAGCAAAACAGCTTGATTGTATCTCATAACACACTTTTGAATATCGTCTATGGTAGTTTCAGTCGAATCAGTCATTGATATTTGTCCACATATCGCATTCAAACTTTTTCTCAACAACTCGGTCTTCTTCAAGTCACTTTTATAACATTCTACCACGACTTTGTTGTGCATCACTTTTAAATCTTTAGGTCTGAGtgtttctaatttatttaagtATGACAAACAACTGCTGTACGCGCCTTTCTGAAATTCGGTGAGCGCATTCTGTGCTAACTCGAAATTCTGCGCTAGCTCCATTAGGCTACCCGGTAAGTTGTCCTTATTTTGTGCTTCGTTCGTGTCACTCATTTTCATTgattagaaaataatattaatcaTAATAATTGTCATAAAATCTTATAAATTCCTTGTAATGTTTGtttgaatattttcattaatttgtACAATTGACATTTGTATAGGTTAAACTTGCAACGATTTGCTGTACAATTAAAATCGTTTATAACCAAATACATAACATTGTATAGGTAGTACCATTTAAAATAGTTCAATACGCATTTCTAATAAATCAAGCGATTTGACAAAGGTTagatcaaattttcaaatttgtcTTTGACTCTTTCGTACTAGTACAGCAGTACAGCCTGGTACAGCCAAGTCAGTGAAGTCAGCCAAGTACAGCTGACTatagcagagaggatatgagagagctcacgcccggggtttcggtgTTCCCGGTACAGTGCTGCcacctagtctaatttttagcctggatcacaCCCTACATCCgaaacgaggtataggagtagaccaatcacaccgacgagatatttagaaattcCTCTCtgtctatacctcgtctgtgactgaactggcctattcctacatcttgtctgtgatattagttccacattattagttccgaccgatacggtaggatgtgacacagaaatggtaaTTTGTAAATGGTATATTGGGTGAGAACTCTCATCTCTCTGATATCTATATTCTATGGAACTCTCGCACGCATGCGCAACTGGAAGTACCTCTCAAATAACGCTGAACTTTCACCTCTAGTCGAGTACGTTGTATCACAGCACTCTTGCTTCCTCTGTAATGTAAGGTTAGAAAAGATATGATAAAAGCTACATCTAATGAAAATCACAATGGATTTTAGTAGGTTTTTATTAAAGGACAAATACCTTTTAAGTATATGTGCAATAAGCACATTTCTTCTATCTATCGTATCAGGTGAAAGCGAACCTCGGTACGATGACAAATatcaaatattattaacatcAACTGTAAGTATTATATCTTATACTCTTATATTACATTTTCTTTGTTCTATAGTAATGCCGTTTGTAACAAATTTTAGAAACCCGATGATGCGATGGTATCGCAAGCCAAGGATAACCTTGGCTTTTTACATGCATTTTTAGCTTCTTTGTCAGTGATTATCGTTTCTGAACTAGGGGACAAAACTTTTTTCATTGCCGCAATTATGGCAATGAAACATCCACGAATGATTGTCTTTGTAGGTGCAATTTGTGCTTTAGCTCTTATGACTGTTCTTTCaggtatttttatttcaaaattgtttactatatggaaaaattatttcgagaaatattttgTAGCATAGAAAAATGAATTATATGAAGACATATATTTGGAGTACTTCTGACTTGTATTTgaaatttacagaaaattttaaatgttaGTTGCACGAACATAATAACAAATAATGTACCCAATGatgtatttataatatttatattattattaggcATCTTTTTCTTTGACATATAAATGATCGTtttgattttgaaattaaaatttaaaatagaaattattaaagaagtaTAAATACAATATGAATGGTAACTCCTAGAACGTACAATGCTATCAAAAATAATAACATTAAGCAGAACAAAAATATCTGTTTTCattaagaaaagagaaaagttCATTCATTTGAAACTAATGTATCATATCTTtctcgattaaaaattacttgtAGTTTGTGGTTTATGTGCTGTAATATTATGCATAAAATGATCAATGCTGATCTCAGTAATTTTTTCAATGAAAGAAATCATGAAAGTGATTGTAAGAGTAACATTTGTATTTATTTTCCAGTAATTTTTGGATATGCTGTAACTATAATTCCTCGAGCTtatacgtattatatttctACAGCACTTTTTGCTATATTTGGTTTAAAAATGCTACGAGATGGTTATTATATGTCAGCAGTAGAGGGAAAGGAAGAATTAGAAGAAGTACAATCTGATTTGCAAAAGCGAGAGGACGAGGTATTACAGTAAAAAATAGTTTCATGGCACTTGAGAATTTTGAAAACCTTTTTTTGATATAGATCTTTTTTCAGTATGAAAGAGAAACAGTAAGCACATTAGTGCAGGATCCAGAAACTGGTGTCATTAGAAAAACTGCAAAAGTTAATGCACTAATGCTGCTTTTTAGGAtattttttcaatcatttacaCTAACGTTTTTAGCAGAATGGGGAGATCGTTCTCAACTTACAACTATTATCCTTGCAGCAAGAGAGGTAATAAATAACTAACTGATTTCTTTTAAACATTTAACTGGTATTGTTTAGTATCAAGATACTAGCAAAGACATGATTTCAGAATGTTTATGGAGTAATAATAGGCGGAATATTAGGACATGTATTCTGTACAGGACTAGCAGTATTAGGGGGTAGAATGATAGCTCAAAAAATTTCAATACGGACAGgtaaaatgatatatttttatgtgcTGTATTAATGCTTTACTAAACTATAGTTTTACTAGACTGCGGCtctttacgcgaaataaaaattttgagtGTTTGAGTGTTTGTGTgttttgatatatatatatatatatatatatatatatatatatatatatatatatatatatgattatattaatataaaaattgaaaatttcttcTATCATTTCTAGTTACCATAATTGGAGGATTAGTGTTCCTATTATTTGCCTTAACAGCACTGTTCATCAGCCCCACAGAGAATGTGTAAAGACATATTTACGGTATTTAGTGTGTGCATATGTAAAAGAATTGCAATATAATGTaagaatttttatatgttatataGCAAACTTTTGTATTgtacaaaatttaatttatctACTCGAACTAACTTTAAGATTGTATTTGAGATATATTATCAGTTTTTAAAATATCTGGTACAAACATTTATGCTTTGATTAAATGTTTATATAAAGAGATTATACTTCTACAAGATGGTAAGAATGTAATATACTTGGAGGTAATAGTATGTCCATTTGGAAACGCATAAAACTTCTTTTCCAGGTTCAGACTTGCTAGGTTCCGTAAATCCaaactaataaaataattcagCTCTTATAGCACTgactgaaatattatttttttactatCATTACACCATTTGTTGACCACTAAACGAAAATCTATATTCTATTGTTATACTTGTAAGTGGATTACCTAACTGATGTATCTATCAGAAGGGCTTGTCTATGTTATGTTTACCTTCAAGTATACTGTAACAATGTTTGAGGAAATACTTATTTCCACAAATAAATAGAGATtagttttgataaaaaattattttagactATTTCAATTCTTAATAGTAGTTTACACTGAAAGCTTGTTTTCGTACAAATTTCACACATACCACTTTTCCATAGTATTCAAATTAGTTTTAGTTGTAATtactataaataattattacagataatgtaatttaaatgTTTAGAAAGTACTTACATATTCCATATTTTCTGTTAAACAAAGCAATCATTGTAAATAGAGTTCACTTAAGTACTTTGTACATAATATCTAATtagtttttcatattttaatgTGAATAACAGAGTTAAGAGTATTTATAGATATTACATTATTTGTATATGTGAAGTTGTTTCCTATCGATTCTAAGGAAAATGTGAAGTTATTAATTGTAAATGGTGATACGAGATATTGGgagtatttttctttattattgtaTTGACATGTAATATTGtcgttatataaaataaatattaattatatttttaatgaaaaagaagTATACAAAGTTTATTATCATCTCCATTCATCATTCACAACGAGTGAATGAACTAAAATTAAACCAGTAAATTACAAAAAAGTGATTACCACTTGTTACCACGCAAATATAATCAACAATGATATTGTAAgacatattttattgaatatttgaatatataCACAATCTATTTACACTACGTAAGATGTTCTAGAATTTCCTGAAGACATtcatattaaattattatataatattttcctAATGCTAGATACTACTTTACCACGAAAAACTAACGTAATAAATCTGTTATTCGTATTATTCGTATTATTCGTATACCTGGATATAAATATGGATAATAGTATTTCTCATAGTACGATTCAATTTCGATTAATTAAATAACAAATGTAGTTGTTATATTCTCGCTTCATAAATACagaattaacaaaaaattaGCTTATAATATTATACATTAAAGATTGTTTATTTAAGAGAAATAACGAAATGTAAATCGACTGTAAAAATCAGTCTATAGAGAGCATAATACTTCCTTCTTATAgcttaattattataaaattcgcaTAAATATGAGTAATATAACACGTTCATAGTTCCATTGAATATTTTAACACATAAACTTGCAGTTAGTAGCAGCATAATCTATATGTAACTACTGAAAATTCGAACGTAAATGCTACAGTTAATGTTGCACTGAACAGCATAACATTACATTGGGTATTTTTGTTAACATTCGTTATCTATGTACTATGTACGTTACTTAATATTGTGTTATACGTATTGTTGGTTCTTCGTCCATTCATTTTAAGCACTGCAGTTCTGCAAGAcagaatttattatttacataaaaataataaattcatgGAATATATACGAATATTTACGTTTGTAAACTTTTAGAAAgattttgaatttatattttttaattttgtagtaTATCtttcttaaaataaattttcgcTTTTaccgattaaaattttttcttacGTAATTAATATCGACGAGGGTTAATTCATGTTGTACTTGGTTGAGTGGTAGATTTACATTGTGCTTCGTTTGCTCTATGTTTTTCGAGCCTGTGCAACGGATCCATTAGGCTTTTTTCATCGCGTCCAGCGGGATCATCTGCAATACATGACGTATATAAATTCAAATGATAATATGGATCATGAACTAAATGATAAATTCATTTCAATATTTCGCATATATTATTTACCTGTTAAGTATTCATTATTAGTTTGTGATATAagattttgattttttcttgCTTGATCGATGTTTCTTAATCCTTGTTCTATAAAATCTTGGAAGAATTGGTGAGACTTTATCAAGAATGGTTGTACATCGGCTTCAGGATATTGAAGTTTAAAATCGTACAATTGTATTAAACCCTGTTTAGAAAGCtgtttaaatactatatcgCACTGAAtattaataatgaaataatgcataatataaattattccaCGTACTTCTTGCGTGTGTTCCTTTGATCCAATCTTCTTAAATATTTCAGACAATTGTTGGTGCGTAACCTTCGATAAATGTTCTTGAGTCTTACCACTATTACTTGATTTTATTGTTGTTCTTGGATTATTAATTTCATCGGGTTTGAAGGTCTGTTAAATTTTAATATGTTAGAATTTCTGCATACTAGAACACGATAGACATCATTGCACGAATAATTAATTGAACTAACCGTGATTAACCTTATGAGGTAGGTATGCAATTCTGATTCGTTAGTATTATTTATTCGAGTCAAATGACTAAGAATTGTACTGCCTTTTATGCGTGTCATACTGTGAAGAATTGTCTTAATTGTCCGTAATGGAGTGTCAGATTTTCGTTTTTTCCACCATAGGGTTGGATAATCCTACAAAATATCAGTGTTATCAAACTCTTCTACCAAACAAATAAGAGAAATACATACTTTCAAGAAGCGGTGGACTTCCAAAAGAATGGTGTCATAATTTAAGTCGTCAGCCCAGTTAGGAattgtttttactattttccaCAAACATTTCATAACTAATTCTTCGTATTTAGAAGGTTCATTAGATTCAGCACATCCGTGGAGCAACTTTATTAAAGCACTGAacattgaaaaaaaatattaatgtattaaCTATTTGTTTATTGCTTCCAACATTTGTAATATATTTGTAACATCTATTCGTCTCCTAGCCAATCAAATGTTAATGAAAACATTAATGTCTAGAATATTACCATATGATCGTGGTATGATTAGAATTATCTATTATTTTGCAAACAATGTTGTTAATCACACGATAATATACGTCAGCTTGATGTAAATGGTGTAATTTTTGCTCGGCTAACAAACTAATCATTTGATCCACAAGTTCCTTTAAGTGAATCAACGGAACGTTTTTTCCGAGAACTCCACTGTCGTAGAACTATAATATCAGAATAGAAAAagtttatacatttttactttCTTTACCCCCTTATTTAATCGTGCTAATCAGTTTAGTTTTGAGAGATttacatgtatatatgtatatatttattcttACCGCTAAAATAACCATAAATGTGCTCCTAAAACCTTTCGAGATGTCTGTTCCTCCTTGTTGTAAAGGATACGTTTGCAAAAGTTTCAATTGCATGTTTATCGAACCAATAAATTTATCTTCTTTGGATTGTAAATTCAGAACCTGATGAGATTTTATCAActacaaaatgtaaaataaatatatgtacAAGTTAACGTAAATAGTAAGTGAGTAAGACGCTCAGTATAAATACAAACATTATCTATACTGTTCATCGATTGTATCGCAACAGCTAAGTCCAAGCTAGACATTGCAAGAATTTTGCGTTCAAGACTATCTTCTTTGCTTGCGTTAGCCGTATTCAATTGTTGTGTTACCATTGATGATTTCGATACCAACAATTTCGGTGGAGAAATTGGTATCATTCTGAAATATACACCATAAGATAATAGTATTACCATTGTAATTTGAAATATCAAATTAATACATGTGATCGGTACGAacgacaatttttacttttcataaTGGACTGACTATTTATCAAGTAGATAGTAAGTACATGATTACTTACGGTACTTTAGGTAGATTGATTGTATTTGGACTATCGAGTAGAGCTTCGAGCTCGTTTAGATTCACTTCCACAAGAACGGGGTTGTTGAATTTTACGGGAGCCTCTAATTCAATCTTTTGCAAATAATCCATATCAAGTCCAAATGGACCCGTGACTTTTTTCTGCGGCGACGATGAATTACATCTAAATGATTAAATTGTATATGAATTACTGTAATAGAAAGAAGTGAACTAAAAAACGTATTACGATATTTGAAAGATATTTTTAAGAAACATAGACATCAAGCTGCATGATACCACCTTATTTCGGTTTTATCATTTTTAAGCTATAAAATATTGACTTTACAGTCCGAAGGAAAAAATATGTAATCGTATGTATTCTAACATGATACGTTCCAATGATATGTACAAATGCTATGTCAAGTAATTGAACAAATCTAATGAAAAATTACTAACGATGAACGCAGAACAAACGCAATTCAGTTTctcataaattaaattaaataacatttgaaaaaaaGAGTAGAAAGAAAGAttagaaaaaataaatagataCTGCAATTGTATGTGTTCCCACCACCATAGCGTGTATGACACACTGCAAACGAATACATAAGAAGCACGAACGTTTTAGTGTTATCTTCATGATCACTTTGAGGCGAGTTGTTGATGGTAATTTTTACTGGCGATGTTTTCGAAGCTTTTTCATTAGTGATAGAACACGTCTGTATTTCGTCGGCGGTGCTGTGTAGCGTTACTGCTTCTGTGTCTGTTACATTTTCCCTGAAGAAGCATTAAAAAGCAAAGACGTGccaacataaataaaataaaaaaatttatatgaaaatctAAAATTATATAGATATGGCATTAGAATAGCATAGTGCTGGGACTTAAGTTTCGGTATTTGCTAACATAATaccaataataaaataatactgGTTCTAAATCAGTGtttacaaatattttggaaATTATGATGAATTCTGTTATAACCATAGGGAAACCGAAAAAAATCATCGATAAATATACCGCTGTTTTACATTTTGGTAGAAAACCTTGATCTAGTgtttacacagggtgtcccactttAGTCGATAAATTCGATTATCTCCAtaactattatttattttaaataaagtttCATACGAAACTTTTTCTATTTCGAGGAGGATGTTATCCAGTGTCGAGAAGGTCATCAACACAAAGATCATCATTAAAATGGGATACTCTGTATATGCATGCTATTAAAACCTTGAATAGGATTTTACAGaacaataatatattatacGTACAGTTCATTTTGCGgctgtggtggtggtggtgaagCAGGCTGTGGCTCAAGCATCTCCTCATTTTCTTCTTCATAATCTGCTTTAACGTCTTCGTTAGAAGCAATAGGAGTTGTACTTGTGGGCGGGGCAAGTTTGTTTGCCGAAGCTGACTTTGTTGGACGATTTTTAGCTGCCCTTTTAATTCGTTCGTCTAACAACGACTGATCTTTTTCCGATATCtacaaatgtaaaaaaatttatttttcctacTTTTATCAATTAAATAGCTCATAGAGTAACATGGTAAACAATATTTCTCCCAGAAGAATTGACTATAGATTTGAAGAACGGCATTTTGTAATCATTGTTACCTGGCCGATAAGTTTATACACTCGTTCTCCTTGAAGGAAATATGCTTGAACTATACAATTCAAAGCAGCATTCCGAACGGAATTATCACGATCAGCTATCTGCTTTGCTATTTCTTTCAACGCGACACCTGGAGACGGTTGACAAACAGATAGTCCATAATTTTCTATGAGGGAACTTAGTTGATCCAAGCATtctgaaaaaatataattatttaataccgCTTGATTATCTTTCTTTAAACTTCAGGCTAATATATATGTCATTACCCGTTCTTTGCCGAGCGTTTTTAGATTTTAAACCTTCCATTATATACGAAAATAACTTGCTTACTGGATATACCAATGCAAGTTGTTTAAATAATGCACGAACTCCATTGCGAACTGCGTCTTTTGGATCGCCAATCTAAGAAAAGTGTTCACATTATATGTACGAGTTACTGAGAAAAATGttcaataaacaagaacaaTATAAGGGAAGTTTTACTTTAATAATGAGGTATGGAACAAATGATGCTGCTTCATTCTCCAACATATGATACTGATCCTCTATTAGTAAATTAAATACCACTCGTAAATATTCCAGACCTTTCAATAATACTGAAGGATTTGTGTCGAAAAATCTTAACGTTAACCACTTGAGGATTAGGTCTAAATTAGACACTAATGCTTTGCTATTGTTCGGCAAGTCctagaatttataaaaatatttcacattaGATCGATACAAAGTTGATGTTTATTAAAACCATTATTTGATATTATTATATGATACCGGTTGCTCTTCACAGTTATGCCGAGTAATATACAGGGTCTATATGGACCCGTTAGAGAGCTCCGCGAAATCGATAAACTGCTACTACTTTTAGCATTAAAATGTTCGAATTAAAGAGattcaaataatttgaatatttacCTCGGTTAATGCCTCGATAGCTTTGAGATGATAGCGGAAATCTGAATGAAACATATTTGCTAACAAAGTTTTGTTTACATTTGCAGCAGTCATAAGTTCCTTCAAGAGTTCGACAAACTCTTCTCTCGGTGTAGTAAAATTCCATTTCAGAACTTTCAACTTTTGCTCGTCAATTACCCTCTGATGTTTCAGATTATTCGTGACCAATAAAGGACTCGTGTCTGTATCATCATCCTTTTTGCGCGCACTGCCAGGTTTTGCTGCAGCTTGATTCTGTTTTGGTTTTACTATTGCTTTTGCTGCTTTCACGGCCCCAGCACTCTTAACAACTTTTTGATTACTTTCTTCCACCGGCTGCTTCTTGGGCAATGGTTTCATAGGTAAACTCGGTCGAGCCTTATCTAACGCAGCAAGTACCACTGTCCTAGACCCAGGCTTCAATTTCTCTGTATTCCTAGCCATCGCTTCATACGAAAGATGGATCATGTAACCCAAAACTGCTTCCTGAGCGTTCTTTCGAACATCTGAATTACGATCCTCTAAATTATTATACAAGTATGGAAGACAGACAAGAAGTTCTTCTTTCGGTATTTGCTTAACGGGAATCAGTGGTAATTTTTGTGCTAACCAATTCCACAATTCAGCTCGAAGCACTGGTGATCCAGACTTTAATGCGTCACCTATAATCTCTCCGTCGAAAAATTCTTTATAGCCGCACTGGTCTCCCCATGTGTTTATGCACGATATCGCCGCTGTTCTAATCCAATTTTTGCTGTCTCCCAAACATTGTATAAAACCGGGAAATAGAACTCGAATGTGCTGCTTTGCTGGTGGACCCATAGCAAGTGCCAATGCCTGACATATACCTAGAGTCGATTGTGCTATTTTACTGTTACTATCAACCAATCGCAGAGCCAACCCTTGAGGTAAATCGCCAATAGAGCCCTTTATAAATTTCGCTTCAGAAATGATAGCATTCACTTTTTGTAAGCCTTCGTTCCGCACCTAGCattcaaagaaaatttcaattagCAAATATTCCTAGAGGTGTACGATAACCCAAAcaatttcgggattctcgaatatatcgTAGCCAATGTACGACTTACTTTCCAATTTTTATCAGATAATTCATTCAGAAGGCTCTCTGTGATTTGATTGCTGACATCAACTCGTGGAATAAGATTATTAATATCGAGCTCGCTATTGCAAGACGATTTCTTATCTGCTTCAgcatcgtcgtcatcgtcgtcacTTATTTTGCCCTTTTTGCTTTTTACTCCACGAATCGGTGCTGGAGGACTTTCGCCGTTGTGctacgaaataaacattttgttaAGTATAATTATTGGTCGCGTTAAGCACAATTTCTACAGAGATATAACTGAAGAACCAGACGGTTACCTTCTCGCATTCTTGCTCGATTTGCTGACGCAGGGCAGGTTTCTCATTTTCAAAGAACATGAGCAGAGGTCTCCCCATAAACATATATAACGTACCTAACAATGTAATGGCTGAAGTACGAACACCAGGGTTTGTTGCTGCAACTGCTTTTTTCATATTATCCATTAATGATTTAACATTGATACTAAaacatatatgcatatataataCATACTATGAACGTTACAGCACTTCTTTACTCCTTTTACAGTCTTTAAACGAATTAAATACTTACACGCAGCCAAATTCTATGAGACCTCTACATATTAACGATAACGTCTCTTGTTGAACTTTTGGATTCTTCTGATTGAAAGCAAACGATACTATTTCGTTAGTCACGTATTCGAAACTAGTTGCTTCCGAAATTGATAGAAGAGATTCAGCTGCGACTGTACTATTTTTCGCATCTCCCAATTTCTCTGTTATGTCCATAAGACAATATTCACAAACAGTACTGCAAGGaaaatagttaattaataagGGCACTTCGTTCAAACGTAGGATTAAATGCACAAATCTTACGTTGAAAACGGGAAATTCTCGGCCAGATACTTCACTATTTCTAACCGCAAT
Protein-coding sequences here:
- the Msps gene encoding msps cytoskeleton-associated protein 5 isoform X1 encodes the protein MEQDTEYIKLPLEERCAHKLWRARLHGYNECVTTFQCIDDEKSPEWNKFLGFIKKFVVDSNAIVQEKGLEATLAFIENAAVAGKTVGEVMNGIVTKCIAAPKVKTKELAVQITLMYVEIEKHEAVQEELLKGTEAKNPKIVAACINTLTLALRQFGPKVINIKPLLKKIPGFLEDRDKSVRDEGKFMVIEIYRWIGAPLKQQLNTLKPVQITELEAEFNNLKEEKVVPTRFLKSHKPKQICAASSTTDVVEDGKDDGDGASVPDIDPYELLEPVDILSKLPKDFYEKLEAKKWQERKEALEALEVLVKSPKLENGDYGDVVRALKKVISKDTNVLVVALAGKCLTGLAVGLKRRFQPYATACLSSILEKFREKKQNVVQALREAADAIFLSISIDVSLEDTLAALENKNPAVKAETAAYLSRCFSHTPPQSLNKKLLKAYTGALLKTLNESDPTVRDASADALGTAMKLVGEKAMTPFITDIDNLKMTKIKECADKAVIHVKVQNAPKTVVERPNTAPSKIESAAKAKESDFKAPKRPNTGINKKPLAKKPSGSSLTNLAVSKKSSAAKAQTEKNYSAEEIDEMAIQYLPGDILSGLVDTNWKTRLSAVEQLLESVKQMNPSEVPTQVIVRTLAKKPGFKDTNFQVLKLRLEIVKYLAENFPFSTTVCEYCLMDITEKLGDAKNSTVAAESLLSISEATSFEYVTNEIVSFAFNQKNPKVQQETLSLICRGLIEFGCVINVKSLMDNMKKAVAATNPGVRTSAITLLGTLYMFMGRPLLMFFENEKPALRQQIEQECEKHNGESPPAPIRGVKSKKGKISDDDDDDAEADKKSSCNSELDINNLIPRVDVSNQITESLLNELSDKNWKVRNEGLQKVNAIISEAKFIKGSIGDLPQGLALRLVDSNSKIAQSTLGICQALALAMGPPAKQHIRVLFPGFIQCLGDSKNWIRTAAISCINTWGDQCGYKEFFDGEIIGDALKSGSPVLRAELWNWLAQKLPLIPVKQIPKEELLVCLPYLYNNLEDRNSDVRKNAQEAVLGYMIHLSYEAMARNTEKLKPGSRTVVLAALDKARPSLPMKPLPKKQPVEESNQKVVKSAGAVKAAKAIVKPKQNQAAAKPGSARKKDDDTDTSPLLVTNNLKHQRVIDEQKLKVLKWNFTTPREEFVELLKELMTAANVNKTLLANMFHSDFRYHLKAIEALTEDLPNNSKALVSNLDLILKWLTLRFFDTNPSVLLKGLEYLRVVFNLLIEDQYHMLENEAASFVPYLIIKIGDPKDAVRNGVRALFKQLALVYPVSKLFSYIMEGLKSKNARQRTECLDQLSSLIENYGLSVCQPSPGVALKEIAKQIADRDNSVRNAALNCIVQAYFLQGERVYKLIGQISEKDQSLLDERIKRAAKNRPTKSASANKLAPPTSTTPIASNEDVKADYEEENEEMLEPQPASPPPPQPQNELENVTDTEAVTLHSTADEIQTCSITNEKASKTSPVKITINNSPQSDHEDNTKTCNSSSPQKKVTGPFGLDMDYLQKIELEAPVKFNNPVLVEVNLNELEALLDSPNTINLPKVPMIPISPPKLLVSKSSMVTQQLNTANASKEDSLERKILAMSSLDLAVAIQSMNSIDNLIKSHQVLNLQSKEDKFIGSINMQLKLLQTYPLQQGGTDISKGFRSTFMVILAFYDSGVLGKNVPLIHLKELVDQMISLLAEQKLHHLHQADVYYRVINNIVCKIIDNSNHTTIICALIKLLHGCAESNEPSKYEELVMKCLWKIVKTIPNWADDLNYDTILLEVHRFLKDYPTLWWKKRKSDTPLRTIKTILHSMTRIKGSTILSHLTRINNTNESELHTYLIRLITTFKPDEINNPRTTIKSSNSGKTQEHLSKVTHQQLSEIFKKIGSKEHTQEGLIQLYDFKLQYPEADVQPFLIKSHQFFQDFIEQGLRNIDQARKNQNLISQTNNEYLTDDPAGRDEKSLMDPLHRLEKHRANEAQCKSTTQPSTT